One segment of Phragmites australis chromosome 13, lpPhrAust1.1, whole genome shotgun sequence DNA contains the following:
- the LOC133889564 gene encoding aluminum-activated malate transporter 10-like: MEMAAAKGAQNGRSAPEWRVTVPEGASAMGEHEAGRAARAWAWLVSCVLTFRDKVLGFARRVWKIGADDPRRAVHGLKVGLALVLVSVFYYTRPLYDGVGGAAMWAVLTVVVVFEYTVGGCVYKGFNRAFATASAGVVALGVHWIASKSGDKFEPFICSGSVFLLAAMATFSRFIPTVKARFDYGVTIFILTYSLVAVSGYRVGALLAMAQQRISTVSIGIFICLAVCVLICPVWAGQELHRATVHNMEKLAGAVEACVEDYFAAAEVNNRQPSAKADGYKCVLNSKASEDAQGNLARWEPAHGKFGFRHPYGQYRNVGAAMRHCAYCVEALSGCIRSAETQAPAHAKRHLADACTRVAAQCARVLREASSSVSTMTTSRSLDLAVAETKTAVQEVQANLRALPANLLMDAAQLFTVTSLLINVSTRVEGVVDAVDTLASLAAFKAADDEKPAESGTKVCNP; encoded by the exons ATGGAGATGGCCGCGGCAAAGGGCGCGCAGAACGGCCGTAGTGCCCCGGAGTGGCGGGTGACGGTGCCGGAGGGCGCGTCGGCGATGGGGGAGCACGAAGCCGGCCGGGCTGCAAGGGCGTGGGCGTGGCTGGTTTCTTGCGTGCTCACGTTCAGGGACAAGGTGCTTGGTTTCGCGAGGAGGGTCTGGAAGATCGGTGCCGACGACCCCAGGAGGGCGGTGCACGGCCTCAAGGTGGGCCTCGCCCTCGTGCTGGTCTCCGTGTTCTACTACACCAGGCCCCTTTACGACGGCGTCGGCGGCGCGGCCATGTGGGCCGTCCTGacggtcgtcgtcgtcttcgagTACACCGTTG GTGGCTGTGTGTACAAGGGGTTCAACCGAGCCTTCGCGACGGCCAGCGCCGGTGTGGTCGCGCTTGGCGTGCACTGGATAGCCAGCAAGTCTGGAGACAagttcgagccgttcatttgcAGCGGCTCAGTTTTTCTGCTTG CTGCGATGGCGACGTTCTCGCGGTTCATCCCGACGGTGAAGGCGCGGTTCGACTACGGCGTGACCATTTTCATCCTGACCTACAGCCTAGTGGCGGTGTCGGGTTACCGCGTGGGCGCGCTGCTGGCGATGGCGCAACAGCGGATATCGACCGTCTCCATCGGCATCTTCATCTGCCTCGCCGTCTGCGTGCTCATCTGCCCCGTGTGGGCCGGGCAGGAGCTGCACCGCGCCACCGTGCACAACATGGAGAAGCTCGCTGGCGCCGTGGAGGCCTGCGTCGAGGACTACTTCGCCGCCGCGGAGGTGAACAACAGGCAGCCGTCCGCCAAGGCGGACGGGTACAAGTGCGTGCTCAACTCCAAGGCGTCCGAGGATGCGCAAGGCAACCTAGCGCGGTGGGAGCCCGCGCACGGCAAGTTCGGCTTCCGCCACCCGTACGGCCAGTACAGGAACGTCGGCGCGGCCATGCGCCATTGCGCCTACTGCGTGGAGGCCCTGAGCGGCTGCATCCGCTCGGCCGAGACCCAGGCGCCCGCGCACGCCAAGCGGCACCTCGCCGACGCGTGCACGAGGGTGGCGGCGCAGTGCGCGAGGGTGCTCAGGGAGGCGTCGAGCTCCGTCAGCACAATGACGACGTCGCGGAGCCTGGACTTAGCCGTGGCGGAGACGAAGACCGCCGTGCAGGAGGTCCAGGCCAACCTGAGGGCGCTTCCGGCCAATCTGCTGATGGACGCGGCGCAGCTGTTCACGGTCACCTCGCTGCTGATAAACGTGTCCACGAGGGTCGAGGGCGTCGTGGACGCCGTCGACACGCTGGCAAGCCTCGCGGCCTTCAAGGCAGCAGATGACGAAAAGCCTGCAGAGTCCGGGACTAAGGTGTGCAACCCGTGA
- the LOC133889712 gene encoding uncharacterized protein LOC133889712 isoform X1, protein MEAALGVLCRGGGWSYAVVWRSHPHDPRLLTLGESYCEDEGTTLVQKMLNQVHVVGEGVIGEALVSGKCQWISDDTCHGLNQTSHADNQELFQGYTWWQHQFRNGIKTIAVLPLQSQGLVQFGSVQKIPKNSDFFNHARNIFNQMKGTSRDPSMEYTRTDAVAYGQQSILTSLRSMNDILSHNEVNPLQSEKLEENIEIAESLMSSICSPSNSHRCLNDLTSHVSGNTNMNTQILAMPVNSTSIYELKGFDNAPSFCHQNVDVRTPLQVNSSKDPDSSFASVMSAYKRLNDLHRTKKESSDQNTTANSSNFGLDEICYSGAGFSSAFTTVSGKTINIESEKLLCNSMPFTIHPCVSEIQENCLTPQHVLVHEQSLMPDPGEWPSLLSPEESFIIQSDLMQFKDATHFTSQANCTFPELPNRTLEEATAGTTDYDTKECNGNNCLLESMMLDLSTNSLVQDWWDDSVLLAGNLPHVGDTHSESVTELANKHSLSIGERFLPSMSVVEQLCDSDNNIHGDLHTPARHSPLAAKTSPLAGCVSDYQSPQFVFQDSLTAYNSQVPSLACSSYTSGNAQNGSSKATSVPPANISADDSCSFNIANSKVGQSNNPEGIKIAKKKVRSGESTRPRPKDRQLIQDRVKELREIVPNSAKCSIDALLDRTIKHMLFLQSVTKYAEKIKQADEPKMIDKESGVVLKDNPTAGKNGGATWAYEFAGQTMVCPIIIEDLSPPGQMLVEMLCEERGFFLEIADNIRMFGLTILKGLMELRDGKIWARFLVEANKDVTRMDIFLSLVQLMEQNSLVPSTDQLTKVMNNGAPSFANHQRSPLPIPVGNAERLQ, encoded by the exons ATGGAGGCGGCGCTGGGGGTGCTGTGTCGCGGCGGAGGGTGGTCGTACGCGGTCGTCTGGCGCTCCCATCCGCATGACCCACG GTTGCTTACATTGGGGGAGAGCTACTGTGAAGATGAGGGTACAACACTGGTTCAGAAGATGCTTAATCAAGTTCATGTTGTTGGGGAAGG CGTCATAGGGGAAGCTCTAGTAAGCGGAAAGTGCCAATGGATTTCCGATGATACTTGCCATGGATTGAATCAGACAAGCCATGCAGATAACCAGGAATTATTTCAG GGCTATACTTGGTGGCAACACCAGTTCAGGAATGGGATAAAG ACTATTGCAGTTTTACCTCTTCAATCGCAGGGCCTTGTGCAATTCGGCTCCGTTCAGAAG ATACCCAAAAACTCGGATTTTTTCAATCATGCCAGGAATATATTCAATCAGATGAAGGGCACTTCAAGGGATCCTTCAATGGAGTATACCCGAACAGATGCCGTTGCATATGGTCAGCAATCTATACTGACTTCCTTGAGATCTATGAATGACATTCTTTCACATAACGAGGTCAACCCATTGCAAAGTGAGAAACTTGAGGAGAATATAGAGATAGCAGAATCACTAATGAGTTCAATCTGTTCTCCAAGCAATTCACATAGATGTTTAAATGATTTGACCTCCCATGTTAGTGGCAACACCAATATGAATACTCAGATATTGGCGATGCCTGTAAACTCCACGTCTATATATGAGCTCAAAGGATTTGATAACGCCCCCAGCTTCTGTCATCAAAATGTTGATGTCAGAACTCCTTTGCAAGTCAACTCTAGTAAAGATCCTGATTCTAGTTTTGCCAGTGTAATGTCAGCATACAAAAGGTTGAACGATCTTCATAGGACAAAGAAGGAATCATCTGATCAGAACACTACCGCCAACTCTTCAAATTTTGGCCTTGATGAAATTTGTTATTCTGGTGCTGGTTTCTCATCAGCGTTTACAACAGTATCCGGAAAAACCATAAATATTGAGAGTGAGAAATTGCTATGCAATTCTATGCCATTCACCATCCACCCCTGTGTTTCTGAGATCCAAGAAAATTGCCTCACTCCACAGCATGTCCTTGTGCATGAACAATCTCTGATGCCTGATCCTGGAGAATGGCCGAGTCTCCTCTCGCCTGAAGAATCTTTTATCATTCAAAGTGACTTAATGCAATTTAAGGATGCTACCCACTTTACAAGCCAGGCTAATTGTACATTTCCTGAATTACCTAATAGAACACTTGAAGAAGCTACTGCAGGAACAACAGACTATGACACGAAGGAATGTAATGGAAATAATTGTCTGCTAGAAAGTATGATGCTTGATCTTAGCACTAACAGCCTTGTGCAAGATTGGTGGGATGACAGTGTTCTATTGGCAGGAAACCTTCCACATGTAGGCGACACGCACTCGGAGTCTGTTACAGAACTGGCTAATAAGCATTCTTTGTCAATTGGAGAGAGATTCTTGCCTTCCATGTCTGTTGTCGAACAATTATGTGATTCAGACAATAACATCCATGGTGATTTGCATACACCTGCGAGACATAGTCCACTTGCGGCTAAAACTAGTCCTTTAGCTGGCTGTGTTTCAGATTACCAGTCGCCGCAGTTTGTATTTCAAGACTCCCTAACAGCATACAACTCACAAGTCCCATCATTGGCTTGCAGTAGCTATACATCCGGAAATGCCCAAAATGGCTCTTCAAAGGCAACTTCAGTGCCACCAGCTAACATATCTGCAGATGACAGTTGCAGTTTCAACATAGCAAATTCCAAGGTCGGTCAGTCGAACAATCCTGAGGGAATAAAGATCGCGAAGAAAAAAGTTAGATCTGGTGAGAGCACTCGGCCTAGACCAAAAGACCGACAACTGATACAAGATCGTGTCAAAGAATTACGAGAGATTGTCCCCAACAGTGCAAAG TGTAGCATTGATGCTTTGTTGGACCGAACAATTAAGCATATGCTATTTCTACAAAGCGTAACCAAGTATGCAGAGAAAATTAAGCAAGCTGATGAACCAAAG ATGATAGACAAAGAGAGCGGTGTTGTGTTGAAAGACAACCCGACTGCTGGCAAAAATGGTGGTGCCACATGGGCCTACGAGTTTGCTGGCCAAACCATGGTTTGCCCAATAATCATTGAGGATCTTTCGCCACCTGGTCAGATGCTTGTCGAG ATGCTTTGCGAGGAACGTGGGTTCTTCCTAGAGATAGCTGACAACATACGTATGTTCGGCCTGACTATCTTGAAAGGGCTGATGGAGCTCCGTGATGGCAAGATATGGGCGCGCTTTCTTGTTGAG GCAAACAAGGACGTCACCAGGATGGACATATTTTTGTCACTTGTTCAGTTAATGGAGCAAAATAGCCTCGTTCCATCCACTGACCAACTAACTAAGGTCATGAACAACGGGGCTCCATCCTTTGCAAATCATCAGCGGTCTCCGCTACCGATTCCGGTCGGCAACGCTGAGAGACTACAGTGA
- the LOC133889712 gene encoding uncharacterized protein LOC133889712 isoform X2 produces MKGTSRDPSMEYTRTDAVAYGQQSILTSLRSMNDILSHNEVNPLQSEKLEENIEIAESLMSSICSPSNSHRCLNDLTSHVSGNTNMNTQILAMPVNSTSIYELKGFDNAPSFCHQNVDVRTPLQVNSSKDPDSSFASVMSAYKRLNDLHRTKKESSDQNTTANSSNFGLDEICYSGAGFSSAFTTVSGKTINIESEKLLCNSMPFTIHPCVSEIQENCLTPQHVLVHEQSLMPDPGEWPSLLSPEESFIIQSDLMQFKDATHFTSQANCTFPELPNRTLEEATAGTTDYDTKECNGNNCLLESMMLDLSTNSLVQDWWDDSVLLAGNLPHVGDTHSESVTELANKHSLSIGERFLPSMSVVEQLCDSDNNIHGDLHTPARHSPLAAKTSPLAGCVSDYQSPQFVFQDSLTAYNSQVPSLACSSYTSGNAQNGSSKATSVPPANISADDSCSFNIANSKVGQSNNPEGIKIAKKKVRSGESTRPRPKDRQLIQDRVKELREIVPNSAKCSIDALLDRTIKHMLFLQSVTKYAEKIKQADEPKMIDKESGVVLKDNPTAGKNGGATWAYEFAGQTMVCPIIIEDLSPPGQMLVEMLCEERGFFLEIADNIRMFGLTILKGLMELRDGKIWARFLVEANKDVTRMDIFLSLVQLMEQNSLVPSTDQLTKVMNNGAPSFANHQRSPLPIPVGNAERLQ; encoded by the exons ATGAAGGGCACTTCAAGGGATCCTTCAATGGAGTATACCCGAACAGATGCCGTTGCATATGGTCAGCAATCTATACTGACTTCCTTGAGATCTATGAATGACATTCTTTCACATAACGAGGTCAACCCATTGCAAAGTGAGAAACTTGAGGAGAATATAGAGATAGCAGAATCACTAATGAGTTCAATCTGTTCTCCAAGCAATTCACATAGATGTTTAAATGATTTGACCTCCCATGTTAGTGGCAACACCAATATGAATACTCAGATATTGGCGATGCCTGTAAACTCCACGTCTATATATGAGCTCAAAGGATTTGATAACGCCCCCAGCTTCTGTCATCAAAATGTTGATGTCAGAACTCCTTTGCAAGTCAACTCTAGTAAAGATCCTGATTCTAGTTTTGCCAGTGTAATGTCAGCATACAAAAGGTTGAACGATCTTCATAGGACAAAGAAGGAATCATCTGATCAGAACACTACCGCCAACTCTTCAAATTTTGGCCTTGATGAAATTTGTTATTCTGGTGCTGGTTTCTCATCAGCGTTTACAACAGTATCCGGAAAAACCATAAATATTGAGAGTGAGAAATTGCTATGCAATTCTATGCCATTCACCATCCACCCCTGTGTTTCTGAGATCCAAGAAAATTGCCTCACTCCACAGCATGTCCTTGTGCATGAACAATCTCTGATGCCTGATCCTGGAGAATGGCCGAGTCTCCTCTCGCCTGAAGAATCTTTTATCATTCAAAGTGACTTAATGCAATTTAAGGATGCTACCCACTTTACAAGCCAGGCTAATTGTACATTTCCTGAATTACCTAATAGAACACTTGAAGAAGCTACTGCAGGAACAACAGACTATGACACGAAGGAATGTAATGGAAATAATTGTCTGCTAGAAAGTATGATGCTTGATCTTAGCACTAACAGCCTTGTGCAAGATTGGTGGGATGACAGTGTTCTATTGGCAGGAAACCTTCCACATGTAGGCGACACGCACTCGGAGTCTGTTACAGAACTGGCTAATAAGCATTCTTTGTCAATTGGAGAGAGATTCTTGCCTTCCATGTCTGTTGTCGAACAATTATGTGATTCAGACAATAACATCCATGGTGATTTGCATACACCTGCGAGACATAGTCCACTTGCGGCTAAAACTAGTCCTTTAGCTGGCTGTGTTTCAGATTACCAGTCGCCGCAGTTTGTATTTCAAGACTCCCTAACAGCATACAACTCACAAGTCCCATCATTGGCTTGCAGTAGCTATACATCCGGAAATGCCCAAAATGGCTCTTCAAAGGCAACTTCAGTGCCACCAGCTAACATATCTGCAGATGACAGTTGCAGTTTCAACATAGCAAATTCCAAGGTCGGTCAGTCGAACAATCCTGAGGGAATAAAGATCGCGAAGAAAAAAGTTAGATCTGGTGAGAGCACTCGGCCTAGACCAAAAGACCGACAACTGATACAAGATCGTGTCAAAGAATTACGAGAGATTGTCCCCAACAGTGCAAAG TGTAGCATTGATGCTTTGTTGGACCGAACAATTAAGCATATGCTATTTCTACAAAGCGTAACCAAGTATGCAGAGAAAATTAAGCAAGCTGATGAACCAAAG ATGATAGACAAAGAGAGCGGTGTTGTGTTGAAAGACAACCCGACTGCTGGCAAAAATGGTGGTGCCACATGGGCCTACGAGTTTGCTGGCCAAACCATGGTTTGCCCAATAATCATTGAGGATCTTTCGCCACCTGGTCAGATGCTTGTCGAG ATGCTTTGCGAGGAACGTGGGTTCTTCCTAGAGATAGCTGACAACATACGTATGTTCGGCCTGACTATCTTGAAAGGGCTGATGGAGCTCCGTGATGGCAAGATATGGGCGCGCTTTCTTGTTGAG GCAAACAAGGACGTCACCAGGATGGACATATTTTTGTCACTTGTTCAGTTAATGGAGCAAAATAGCCTCGTTCCATCCACTGACCAACTAACTAAGGTCATGAACAACGGGGCTCCATCCTTTGCAAATCATCAGCGGTCTCCGCTACCGATTCCGGTCGGCAACGCTGAGAGACTACAGTGA
- the LOC133889116 gene encoding uncharacterized protein LOC133889116: MAKLYVQAVPPPDLNKNTEWFMYPGVWTTYILILFVSWLLVLSVFGCNPGTAWTLVNLSHFAITYHFFHWKKGTPFADDQGMYNTLTWWEQMDNGKQLTRNRKFLMAVPVVLYLIASHTTDYQHPMLFLNTLAVTVLVVAKLPNMHKVRIFGINAGS, encoded by the exons ATGGCGAAGCTGTACGTGCAGGcggtgccgccgccggatcTGAACAAGAACACGGAGTGGTTCATGTACCCTGGGGTGTGGACCACCTACATTCTCATCCTCTTCGTCTCCTGGCTCCTCGTCCTCTCCGTCTTCGGGTGCAACCCCGGCACGGCGTGGACGCTCGTCAACCTCTCCCACTTCGCG ATTACGTATCACTTTTTCCACTGGAAGAAGGGGACTCCATTTGCTGATGACCAGGGGATGTATAACACATTGACATGGTGGGAACAAATGGACAATGGCAAACAGCTTACTCGCAATAGAAAGTTTTTAATGGCGGTTCCTGtcgttct GTATTTGATAGCTTCGCACACAACGGACTACCAACATCCTATGCTCTTCCTCAACACCCTTGCAGTCACTGTGCTGGTTGTTGCCAAACTACCAAACATGCACAAGGTTCGGATTTTTGGAATCAATGCCGGTAGCTAA